GACCGGCCATCTTTGTGTACCACAACTCATGGTAGCTGCCGCTCAGGGCCGAATTTGCCACTGTCAATGAGAGGAGCGTGCAGGCAATCAGTACCAGCCCTCCTGCTTTTTCACTGTCAAAAAACTCTTTGAATAGGGTAGTTATTTTCATATCGTTAATTGGATAAGTGAGAAGGTGTAGGGAGACAACATAAAAAAACGGGCCAAAAATTCCCTGAAACAGAGAGAAAGGACGAAGTGATCTCTTTGTTCACCCGTTGTAAATTGTAAATAAAGTTATGCGATTGGGGGTCCGAGCAACGATTTTCGTGTATCAACGGGATTGAAAGTTACTTGCCTGTTTATTAATAAAGAGATACCAAGGGTTACACATTTAATCTACTGCTAAACCGTGGAGGTCTTTGTTCTTTAAAAATACCACCCCAACAGCAATCAGCCAGATCAGCCAAAGGGTACTTCCTAAAAAGCCTGACAAATCCCAAAAGGGAAGCCCGGGCATAACCGTAGCCAGTAATTCGGCCTGTGCCAAAAAGTAGATCAATGAGCTGCCGTATCCCAGCCAAGACACCCACGCGGCAAACTGTCCGGTTTGGGTCAGTGAAAAAGAAATCATGACCGTCCAGGCGATGGTAAACAGTTGACCTATGTGCTCGCCTAAGAGTACGCCGCCAAACTGATGAATGGTTTTGAATGCTACTTCGGCCGCTGCTTTGGTGGCATTATCGGGCGCGTGGACAAAGAGGTCGCTCAGCAGGGGCACCACGAACGTCCACCGCAGCAGTCCAATCATCTGAACAATCAGCCCAATGACCCCGACATTCGCAGCGATACGGGCTAGGGGACTGCGGTGTTCTAACCTTTGGCCGAGGAGAATATAGGCAGGTAACAGGGGAATGCCCGCAATGGCAAAGGCAAACCACGTCCAAATCAAGGGACTGCCTCCTTTGTGAAACTTTGTCAGTATAGCAGCCGTATCTTGTCGTAAAATATCCGGGTAGTCAAAAATGATCGTCAGGATCGTGTAAGGAATAAAGACTGCGATGGCTCCGGCCACCAACAAGCCCCCAATGGTTTTGTAGGTGTTCATGGCAGAGATTATTTAACGAAAAAAGAATAACTGATGCCGGGAGTTGGGTTGATTTTAAGATCATGGCCTTTGGCCGCTAAGGCAATGCCCCCAATGCGCAGGTTGAGGCCTTTCCAAACCATCCAACGGAAGCCGGCTTCCAGGCCGAGGGCGTTTTCGTTTTTGTAGTCGAGATTGATGCCGCGCAGATAAGAGGCACCGGCGAAAAAGGAAGAAGGGTTTTCTTTTTTGCCAACGGGCAAAAACCACGCGGTAACGCCCGCCTTCAGAAATTTAGTGGTGATTCCTGCTTCAAAAGCCGTGATGTAATACCCTGCATGAAACGAAAGGTGCCGGCGACGGTATTCCACGCCGATGGAAGGATTGCGAAATCCGTTGATACTGAATTCATTGTTGGAAAAATGCCTTTGGGAGAAAGCCCCGATAGTTACGGATACCGTTATAAACAATACGGTCACGAAGCGTAAGAGAAGGTGTTGTAGCTGTTGCATTGTGTCTTTTGTTTTAGATGACAATGCAAAGGTCCGTCGCGAAAAACGGTTTTTACCGGACAAATGTCCAAAAACGAAATCAGCGGATACTGTTGCGAATCCGACTGAGGTGGCGCGGGGTGACGCCCAGCATGGAGGCCAGGTACTGTAACGGAATGTGCTGTAACAGATGCGGCTCTTCTTTCAACATTTTTTCATAGCGTTGTTCGCCCGTCAGTACGATCAGGTCATGGCGGGTGGCATCAATGCCGCAAAGGGATTTTTCGAGCAGGTCGATATAAAATTCTTTGAATTTCGGGATGTCGTTGACGAGCTGTTTGAGGCTGGCTCGATTGATAACATAAATGCGCCCGTCGGTCAGCGCCCGGATATTTTCCTGAGATGGGGTTTGGCTGATAAAGCTTTTGAGCGAAGCCAAAAAGGTATTTTCAATGGATACGTAGGTAGTGCGCTCTTCGCCATCCATCAACACATAGTACTGAAATATCCCGCTTTCTACCAGTCCAATGTATTGGCTGACTTTGCCTTCTTCCACCACTAGCTCATTTTTTCGGAAGGCTTGGAGCCGAAACGCCTTCACAATGTCCGTCAATGCCTCGCCGTCAAAGCCGATGCGTGCAAAATAATGGGTCAGTTTTTCCATGAAGAGATTTATTTTTTAAGTGAGTCATTCCTGGTTTGTCCAATGGCCTCCTGAAGCGAAACCCCTTCGAGCGGCCAAGCCATGAGTATGCTGCAATGGCCGGCGGTGGGGTCTTCCAGGTAATTAAAGATGGGCTGAATCCATTGAAAGCCCGCCCGGCGCTGCGGCGTAACGGTGGGGTCGGTCAGTTCATTATTTTTCAGTTTTTCGCAGTATTCTTCGATTGAGTAGCGGTCTTTGTAGCGCTCGTAGCCAATCGTCATGCCCACCAGCACCTGCCCCTTCATACCCAGCGAGGCGACCAATTGCTGTTGTGCATTGTACAGTTCTGTCGACAGTTTCAGGCCTCGGTAGGCGGGCAGAATCCCGATGTCAAGTTGGTAGAGCCACTCACCGTCGTGCGTATGGGTGTTTGTGATCCACAGATGGTCAGTGATTTCCATAAATGTATGGTCTAATGCCGGAAACGGAACACGTAGGGTGCTTGAAGAGGCAATGACGCGGTCATGGTCGGTGATGACGAGTTGCCCTTCGGGAAAAACCCGGAGGTGGTTGGCAAAATGCTCTTTGGTGAGGCGTTCGTGGGCGGCCAGCGTAGGAAAACAAATGCGTTGCACTTCTTCCATTTGGTCGGCATCGGCCGGGGTGGCCGTTCGGAGAATAAATCTTCCGTCATTCAGCTTTTTATGTATCATTCCGGTTGGAGGGATTGGCAGGAGTTGTAAAAGTAAAAAACAACGGGCAAACGGCCATCAACCCCTACGATTCTCGGGGTATAAATGGCCAACGGACAAATTTTTAAACGCCGAGGTCAATTCTTTATTCGGCTTTCAGGGTTTTTATGTCTTCGATCAGTTGCTGCATTTCCAGAGATAGGGTGCCGTTATAAACTCCTCTGATTCGTTTGGTTTTGTCCACCAAAATAAAATGTTCGGTATGCAGAAACTCACTGCTGTCTTTACTGAATCCGATGTCTTCTTCGGCAAAATACGATTGTCGGGCCAAGGCATAAATGGTTGATCGGTTGCCCGTTAAGAAGTGCCAGTGAGGGTTCCGAATGTTATTTTTGACTTTGAAGGCCGTTAATACCGAAGGGGTGTCGATCCAAGGAGTGACGGAATAGGATAAAAATGCCACGCTCCCGTCATTTTTCAGGCTGTCACTCACAAGTTTCATGTTTTTGGTCATGACCGGGCAGATGCTTATGCAGGACGTAAAAATGAAATTGGCTACGTGAATTTTTCCTTCGATGGTTGCTTGAGAAATGAGGGCGCTATCCTGATTTATAAAAGAGAAATCACGGATGGTATGCGGAATTTTTTCTTTTACTTCCGCTTCGTTTTGTATAAAAACGGGCGTAAAATCCGGTGCATTATAATAAGGCAACGCCATCGTATCGGAGGCTTTTTCAGAACAATTGATTATGAACCAACTACTTAACAATAAAAACGCTGTCCGAAACATTTTTGCAATTTTTGGTGCCCAATAATCCATATCTTTTTCCTTTAATGATGACATAATTGGCTCTGATCTTACCATTACTGTACCACATCTTTTGGGGGCCTTCTTCCTGTCCGTTTACGTAATTGGCCAGGTGAAATAAGCGGCTGTCGACGCTCCATTCCTTTAATTCGCCTTCGCAGGCGTCATTTTTTGCGGTAAACTCAAACCGTTTATTGCCATTCTCCCAATAGGCCACCTGTCGACCGTTTTTTTTGCCATCAACATACCAACGTTCTTCTTTTAATTGTTTGTCGGGATACCATTTTTTACATACGCCACTCAGCAATCCATTCAGAAAGCCTTCGGTGGAAAGGGTATCTTGGGTGGGCGATAGCTCCAGCAAAAAACCGCTGTATTTTTGGTCACCCAGAAAAACAACGTCATTTTTAACCGAAATACCTGCTGCGGATTTCAGCCGATACATATTCGGAATAGATTCTTTTGGCCTGTTGCACGAACAAACCAAAAGAACCAAAAGCGATAGGGAAATGAACCTCATTTATTGAGAGATGGTGCCCGGAGTACCATAAAATCCGTTTCCGTTGAGGTACGGGGCTTCGGGCGTAAAATGATAATGGTAGATACCCTTGGGATAATCCACCGTGGCGTGGGTATGGCCATGATAGGCATCCAACATGCTGTTGGTAACCACCGTACCGTTTTCTTCCTGCGGGCCGTAGACCGGAAATCCGTCCAACAAAAAGCCCATCAGCCCTGATTTGGTCGATTTGACGGTGGTTAAGTACAGGGGTTCAACGTGATAATGATAAATACCCGAATTTTGCGGATGTCCGTAATACTTGTCAAAACTCACAATCTCTCCTGCCAATGCCTGATTGTTGGGGCCGGCATATTGGTTAAAAAGGGCTATGCCGTTTAAGGCAATTCCGATGGGTCCCAAAGGGGTAGCGGCATGGGTTGCGGCTACGGTAGGATTAACGGGTATTTTGATTGTCGCCGAGATTTCCGAAATCGTGTTCGGGTTTTTGGAAAAATTCACTCCGCCAAACGTAGTGCCGCTGTAAGCTTCGTACAGGGCATTGCCGGCTGCGTAATAAGGACTTTTATGGTCAGGCAGATTTTTGGTTTTAAGGGTGATGTACGTCCCGTCGTTGGTGATGCTTGTGGCTCCGTAGATCTTTTTGTACACGGCCGGTACTTCGGTAGAAACGGGGATTGTCATGTCTTCTTCACTGCTTTTACAGGCAAACAGTGCCATTGTAATGCCCATGCTTACGACGATTTTACTGATTTTCATTGTTGCGTTCTTTAGTTGTTTTAAAAATAGGTAGCGGTCAATAAAATCAGCTACTGTTTTCTTAGACGCTGCTTTGCCGGATTTCCGGCGGCTAACCGGTTAAAATTTTTCGGAATTATATAATTCTTTCAGATTGTAGTGAAAAGGCAGCGCTTTGGTGGTCGGGTTGGGAGCAACCCTCCACACAATGAAGGGGCCGGACCAAATCTTTGAGTAGTGAAAAGGAAGGATTACGTTCGTAAGGGTTGGCCTTTGAAGGCCCAATCAGGCGATTCCCGCCTTTTTGTGCCACAGGTAATGCGACAGGAATAAAAAGCCGATGGGCAGCAGCATAAAGGTCATTTGTATCTGTAAGCCTTCTTTGGCAATGATGGAATAGGCAGCACCGATCAGATCAAAAAACAGCCCGGCGTAGGCCCATTCTTTTAGGCGGTCGAGATTGGGAATCAAAATGGCCATGGCACCCAATGTCTTGGCAACGCCCAAAAAAGGGATAATGTACTTCGGATAGCCCAATCCGGTCAGCATCGAAACGGCTTCCGGTACCATGATAATGTCAGGAATGGCTGAAAACAGCATAAAAGCCGCAAATAGCCCCGTGATCACCCAATAGACAATGGTTGTTTTTTTCATGTGTAAAGAAGGATTTTGAGGGGAGACCCGGAAGAGCCTCCCCGTAAATTATGATTTTTGAGCGGCTAAAATGTCATCAAGGCCTTCCATGGCCATAGACAATCCTTCTTTAAAACCCATTTGAATGGTGGCTTCGAGTTGGGTCAAATCACCGTAGGTAATGTGAATCGTCACTAATGTTTGATCGCCGTTGTCTTCAAACCGGTTTTCCCATTCTGATTGCGGCAGCTCCGGATTGATGTTGCCTTCGGCATCTGAAAAACCATCTAATCCGGTAAAGCTCTCTTTTGGTTGAATGGCTTTGTAAGTGGCCATTCCCCAATGCTCTTCACCTTCCGGCCCAACCATTGCATACAGCCAGTGGCCGCCTGCTCTGAAATCCATGGTTTTGGTGCGGGCTTTCCAGGGCTTGGGTGCCCACCATTGGTCAAGGATCTCGCTTTTGGTGAAGGCGTCCCACACCAACGGCAGTTCGGCGGCAAAGGCTCTTGTTACCGTGATGGAGTTCGTCGATTTGTCTACGGCAAAATCCATTAATAAGGCTTTTTTCATGGTTTTACTTGTTTTGAATGGTTAATAATACGTCATCAACTTGGTTAAAACGGCCTTCCCAAAGCGCTCGGAACTTTTCCGACCATTGGTCTGTCTCCTTCATTTTCTTAGGACTAAAGTGGCAGTACATCGCTCTTTCTGATTGTTTTGGGTGGATGATTTTACTTTGGGTTGTTTGTTGTGCAATTATTCGGTTGCAAATATAAGTGCAATCATTCGGTTGCGCAAATAATTTATCAGTTAGTTTGATTAAAATAAATTTCAGCCTTGGTGAGGGCTTCCCAAAACCATTAGCCCGACATTTGGGACGGCATCTTTCAGATTCAATAAGTCGGTCATTAGCTGCTGCTTAGAGTCAGGCTGCTGAATGAAGGCATTGTTAGGCGCGCCTTCCATTTGTTCATCCGGAAAGCCATTCACCAAAAATAGGACTTTGGCCGCAGGGGAGGCTTCTTCAAAACGGTGTTCTTCCGTTGAGGCGGCAATTGTTGCCTGTTCCAGATAAAAATAGGTGTCTTCAATGAGGTGACGGTACAACTGCCCGAGTGACCAAGCCGTGGGGGAGGGTTTGGTACATTGCTGCTCGAAAGTGTAGTTTTCGAGTTCTTTTCTCCACTGAATGATGGTGCCGTTCAATGCTTCCATGGCTTTTTCTAACGTCGTTATGCAGATAGTTTTTCAATGGCTTCGGCTTTTGACGCCACAAAATGAATGTGGCCCGTTCGATTGCTTTCCACCATAAAATCCCGAATGCTTTTGCCGGAGTACGTACTGAAATCGCCGATGATGGCTAAACGTAACCGAAAGTTGGAAAATTTTTGCAGAATCTCACCCGCCATTCCGGTGGTGAGGTCAAAGAATGCCGGCGTGATGTTTTTTTCGTAAACCAATAGGTTGTCTACTCCCTGATAATAGACCGTTCCGGCCAGATCCGTGCCGTCTTCAATGGTCGCAATGACAATCCCTTCGGCAAGGATTTCGGCGATTTGAAGGTCGTTGAATGAGTGTATTTTAATTTCCATGGTAAATCATTTTTTACGCAGGCCGTTGAAAAACGCAAGGGTGAGCAGGACGACAATCAACAGAAAATGAAACTCAACGCCGTTGCGACCACCGCCCACCACAAACCAACCTTCTTTGAAGTGAATCAAAACAATGCCCATCACCAGGATAAAGATAGTCACCATTGCCGCCCATTTGACGTATTTTTCAAAAAGGAGACAAAATGAGATAATTTGATGGCCCACGCAAGCGGCACGCCCACCGGCGCAAACCCGATTCGGTTGAGGTAGAGGTTGCCAAAGTCATTGACACCGTTGGTGAACATTCCCGGAATGCTGTGCATGACCAAGATAATGGCGACCGACAACCGTAGCAGAAAGGTATTGTTGAAGGGATTCATGGGCTGAAAAGGGTTTTGGAATGGACGGGTAATTTAGTAAAAAGTCAGCAGCGTTTCGGTTGATTTTTATGGATTGGGTATCACCGCTTTCAGTGTCTCCTAGGCTTCAAAGAACCTCAAAGCGGTGGTGCATTTTTGTGGACAAAAAATGAAGTGGAGTCACCGGCCAAGGTGGAGGTGTTTTTGGGTTATTGACCTTTGGTAACTTTTTCAATGGCTTATGCTTTTGACGCTGTAAAAAGAAGACATGTTCTTTCGAATACTATTTTTCGCATTTGATAGGCTTTGTTGCATAGTTATGTTGGCAACCGTTTGACTGTCTTAGGCATACCCAATCTGGTGAATCGGTTTAAGCAAGTGGCTTTGATTTGGGCTTCGGTCTGTTGATTAGTTACCAATCGAGCCGACAACCGTTCACCGAAAATCATCTTCCAACGAAACATAGCCGTCTCGGCTTTGCTCCGGCGATGGTAGCCAATTTGCTGTTTCCATGCTGCTATACCCACCAAACGAATCTGACGAACGGCCTCATTACGAGGGTGTATTAAATCATTTCCGTTTTCACTGGTCCAGATGACTGCGTTGGATCGGGGCGGTATCACAGGCTGAATCCAGTGCTTTTCTAACTCGTCAAAAACTTTGACTTGGTCATAAGCTCCATCTGCACTTAGTTTAGCGATAGGCCATTCAATATCAGCCAGTAAGGGCTTAATCATCTCAGCATCACTGATGGAATGAGTTGTCAACTCAACAGCGTGGATGGTATTAGTAGCTTCATCGGCTACTAAATGCAGTTTACGCCAGGTACGCCGTTGATCAGCTCCATGCTTGCGTACCTTCCACTCACCCTCGCCATAGACTTTTAATCCCATGAATCGGTTTGACTTGGTTATCAGTAGGTTTTTGAGGGGTATGGAAGGCCTGTAGGTGAGCCTGTCGCCTACAAAGCTGACTGTAGCTGGGTACTTGAATGTCAATCTTCATAATCGCTAATAAACTCTGAATCAACCCTTGTGTTTGTCGAAAGGCCAGCCGGAAGGCCGCTTTAAGAGCCAAGGCTGCTTGGATACATTGATCTGAATAGCGCAATAGCCCGCCGCGAGTACGAGGTCCTTGATAGTACCATTGAGTCAACGTCTTTTCATTCAGCCAAAGGGTGACAAAGCCTCTGTTAATCAATGCCTTATTATATTCAGGCCAGTTGGTTAACCGGTATTTTTCTTTGGGGATTGGTGGATTTCTTTGTGCCTTGGGCGGTAAATTTTCGGCTTGGGTAAAAAGTGTATTTTTGGCATAGCACCGGATTAGCCCTGACAGTCCGGTCAGGTGGCAATTTTGTTGGTTTGGCAATCACAAAGTTCGCCATTCCGGTGCTTTTTCATACTAATGATTTATCTTTCAGCATCTATGCAACAAAGCCCATTTGAACTACATTTACGGGTACTGAAAAACAGTAAAGTGCATATTCCAAGAAAAATAGATGAACTATAGCATGATTAAAAATCAGGAAAAGTGAAAGCGTTTGATGCTTGGAGTAATGGGTGGAAATATCTTATAGCATAACAACGTGGTTAAACACACGCACACCTTTTTTGTGAATGCGGTGTGTGAATGCTCTTGTTTTTACGATTGCGTTTTTGATATGTTGACTTGGTTGGGTCGTCAGAGAGGGCTTTTTATCTTGAGTACGCAGTGTTCAAAAGAACACTACGCACAACTTTGGGAGTTTGTAACACGGTAAGTTCCAACCGGCTTCTTTTTATTCGTTCGATAAAGCGAACGCAGACTCCTTCAGAGTGACAAAAAATAAGAGCATGCTTCTACCCGTTGATTTGTTCAATAAAAAAAGCCCTCGTTTTCACGAAGGCTTTCAGAGGCTTGTCAGCATGACAAGCGGTTAGCGGCTCAAATACATGTTGCGCTCGCCGTATATTTTTTGGAAGAATTCGTCTTCGAGGCTATCAATAAAGTAGATGCCTTCGCCGGTGGACTTCATTTCGGGGCCTAATGCTTTATTCACGTTCGGGAATTTGTTGAACGAGAACACCGGAATCTTAATAGCCCAGCCTTTCTTCACAGGTTTGAAGTCAATGTCTTTCACTTTCTTGTCGCCGAGCATGAATTTCGTGGCGTAGTTGACGTAGGGTTCCTGGTAGGCTTTGCAGATAAACGGCACCGTGCGGGATGCGCGCGGGTTGGCTTCGATCACGTACACTACGCCGTCTTTTACCGCAAACTGCATATTGATCAGGCCTTTCACTTTCATCGCCTTGGCCACTTTGAGCGTAATTTCTTCAATTTGGCGAATTTCGTCGGGAGACAAGTCAAACGGCGGCAAGGTTGCGTGTGAGTCGCCCGAGTGGATACCGGCAGGCTCAATGTGCTCCATTACGCCGATGATGTAGGCATCTTCACCGTCGCAGATCGCGTCGGATTCGGCTTCGATGGCGTTTTCGAGGTAGTGGTCGAGGAGAATGTTGTTGTCCGGAATGTCGTTCAGGATCTTCACCACGTGTTGTTCCAATTCCTGCTCGTTGATGACGATCTTCATGCTCTGACCGCCCAGTACGTAGCTCGGACGAACCAGCAGCGGGAAGCCCAGTTTTTTGCCGATCTCGGCGGCGGCGTCGGCCGTGCGTACGGTGTCAAACTGCGGGTACGGAATGTCCAGGTCGCGCAACAGCGCTGAAAAACGACCCCGGTCTTCGGCCAGGTCGAGCGTATCAAAGCTGCTGCCGATGATCTTGATGCCGTACTGATGGAGTTTTTCGGCAATTTTCAGGGCCGTTTGTCCACCCAACTGCACGATCACCCCTTCGGGTTTTTCATGCTGTACGATGGCGTGAACATGCTCCCAGAAAACGGGCTCAAAGTAAAGTTTATCCGAAATATCAGGGTCGGTGGATACCGTTTCGGGGTTACAGTTGATCATGATGGTCTCGTATCCGGCCTCTTTGGCAGCCAATACGCCGTGAACGCACGAGTAGTCAAACTCAATGCCCTGCCCGATGCGGTTAGGTCCGGAACCCAGCACGACCACTTTTTTGCGGTTGGAGGGAATGGATTCGTTGTCGGGGTTATCGGCTGAGATACAGAACGTTGAATAGTAATAAGGCGTTTTGGCCTCAAACTCAGCGGCGCAGGTGTCCACGCATTTGTACACGCGCTTGATGTTGAGTTCCTGACGGCGCTTATAGACCTTGCTTTCCTTCACGCCCAGCAGGTGCGCGATCTGACGGTCGGCGTAGCCTTTCTGCTTGGCAATCAGCAGAAGATTGGCGGGCAGGTCTTCAAGGTCATATTTTTGAATTTCTTTTTCCAACTCCACCAATTCTTCGATCTGGTGCAGGAACCACGCGTCGATCTTGGTGAGGTTTTGAATGGTTTTGAACGACAAACCGATCTTGAATGCATCGTAGATATGAAACATACGGTTCCAGCTCGGATGCGCCAGGCTGTGCTTAATGGCGGCGACGTCGGTCAGTTCTTTGCCGTCGGCACCGAGTCCGTTGCGGCGTATTTCGAGCGACTGACAGGCTTTCTGCAAGGCTTCCTGGAAGTTGCGCCCGATACCCATCGCTTCACCTACGGATTTCATTTGGAGGCCCAACGAACGGTCAGCACCCGGAAATTTATCAAAATTCCAGCGCGGTACTTTTACGATGACGTAGTCGATGGTCGGCTCAAAGAAGGCGGAGGTGCTGCCGGTGATGGGGTTGATGAGTTCGTCCAGGTTATACCCGATCGCCATTTTGGCGGAGATTTTCGCAATAGGATAACCCGTAGCTTTGGAGGCCAGCGCCGAAGAGCGCGACACGCGCGGGTTGATCTCAATGACGATGATATCGTCGGTTTCGGGATTGACGGAAAACTGAATGTTACAGCCGCCCGCAAATTTACCGATG
Above is a window of Runella slithyformis DSM 19594 DNA encoding:
- a CDS encoding DUF4386 domain-containing protein, whose translation is MNTYKTIGGLLVAGAIAVFIPYTILTIIFDYPDILRQDTAAILTKFHKGGSPLIWTWFAFAIAGIPLLPAYILLGQRLEHRSPLARIAANVGVIGLIVQMIGLLRWTFVVPLLSDLFVHAPDNATKAAAEVAFKTIHQFGGVLLGEHIGQLFTIAWTVMISFSLTQTGQFAAWVSWLGYGSSLIYFLAQAELLATVMPGLPFWDLSGFLGSTLWLIWLIAVGVVFLKNKDLHGLAVD
- a CDS encoding Crp/Fnr family transcriptional regulator is translated as MEKLTHYFARIGFDGEALTDIVKAFRLQAFRKNELVVEEGKVSQYIGLVESGIFQYYVLMDGEERTTYVSIENTFLASLKSFISQTPSQENIRALTDGRIYVINRASLKQLVNDIPKFKEFYIDLLEKSLCGIDATRHDLIVLTGEQRYEKMLKEEPHLLQHIPLQYLASMLGVTPRHLSRIRNSIR
- a CDS encoding SCO family protein — protein: MDYWAPKIAKMFRTAFLLLSSWFIINCSEKASDTMALPYYNAPDFTPVFIQNEAEVKEKIPHTIRDFSFINQDSALISQATIEGKIHVANFIFTSCISICPVMTKNMKLVSDSLKNDGSVAFLSYSVTPWIDTPSVLTAFKVKNNIRNPHWHFLTGNRSTIYALARQSYFAEEDIGFSKDSSEFLHTEHFILVDKTKRIRGVYNGTLSLEMQQLIEDIKTLKAE
- a CDS encoding toxin-antitoxin system YwqK family antitoxin translates to MYRLKSAAGISVKNDVVFLGDQKYSGFLLELSPTQDTLSTEGFLNGLLSGVCKKWYPDKQLKEERWYVDGKKNGRQVAYWENGNKRFEFTAKNDACEGELKEWSVDSRLFHLANYVNGQEEGPQKMWYSNGKIRANYVIIKGKRYGLLGTKNCKNVSDSVFIVK
- a CDS encoding YHYH protein; protein product: MKISKIVVSMGITMALFACKSSEEDMTIPVSTEVPAVYKKIYGATSITNDGTYITLKTKNLPDHKSPYYAAGNALYEAYSGTTFGGVNFSKNPNTISEISATIKIPVNPTVAATHAATPLGPIGIALNGIALFNQYAGPNNQALAGEIVSFDKYYGHPQNSGIYHYHVEPLYLTTVKSTKSGLMGFLLDGFPVYGPQEENGTVVTNSMLDAYHGHTHATVDYPKGIYHYHFTPEAPYLNGNGFYGTPGTISQ
- a CDS encoding DoxX family protein: MKKTTIVYWVITGLFAAFMLFSAIPDIIMVPEAVSMLTGLGYPKYIIPFLGVAKTLGAMAILIPNLDRLKEWAYAGLFFDLIGAAYSIIAKEGLQIQMTFMLLPIGFLFLSHYLWHKKAGIA
- a CDS encoding SRPBCC family protein produces the protein MKKALLMDFAVDKSTNSITVTRAFAAELPLVWDAFTKSEILDQWWAPKPWKARTKTMDFRAGGHWLYAMVGPEGEEHWGMATYKAIQPKESFTGLDGFSDAEGNINPELPQSEWENRFEDNGDQTLVTIHITYGDLTQLEATIQMGFKEGLSMAMEGLDDILAAQKS
- a CDS encoding DinB family protein; this translates as MEALNGTIIQWRKELENYTFEQQCTKPSPTAWSLGQLYRHLIEDTYFYLEQATIAASTEEHRFEEASPAAKVLFLVNGFPDEQMEGAPNNAFIQQPDSKQQLMTDLLNLKDAVPNVGLMVLGSPHQG
- a CDS encoding DUF4180 domain-containing protein; this translates as MEIKIHSFNDLQIAEILAEGIVIATIEDGTDLAGTVYYQGVDNLLVYEKNITPAFFDLTTGMAGEILQKFSNFRLRLAIIGDFSTYSGKSIRDFMVESNRTGHIHFVASKAEAIEKLSA
- a CDS encoding IS5 family transposase, producing the protein MGLKVYGEGEWKVRKHGADQRRTWRKLHLVADEATNTIHAVELTTHSISDAEMIKPLLADIEWPIAKLSADGAYDQVKVFDELEKHWIQPVIPPRSNAVIWTSENGNDLIHPRNEAVRQIRLVGIAAWKQQIGYHRRSKAETAMFRWKMIFGERLSARLVTNQQTEAQIKATCLNRFTRLGMPKTVKRLPT
- a CDS encoding transposase, yielding MPNQQNCHLTGLSGLIRCYAKNTLFTQAENLPPKAQRNPPIPKEKYRLTNWPEYNKALINRGFVTLWLNEKTLTQWYYQGPRTRGGLLRYSDQCIQAALALKAAFRLAFRQTQGLIQSLLAIMKIDIQVPSYSQLCRRQAHLQAFHTPQKPTDNQVKPIHGIKSLWRG
- the carB gene encoding carbamoyl-phosphate synthase large subunit, with the protein product MPKNPNINSVLIIGSGPIIIGQACEFDYSGSQAARSLREEGIEVILINSNPATIMTDPINADHVYLKPLEKKYIVEILEKHKVDAVLPTMGGQTALNLAIDCDKAGIWKKYGVQIIGVDIKAIETTEDREKFRLKMLELGAGVCKGRTAKSFLEGKEIAQEIGFPLVIRPSYTLGGTGGGFVNSAEEFDKALQHGLIASPVHEVLVEQSVMGWKEYELELLRDGNGNLIIVCSIENFDPMGIHTGDSITVAPAMTLPDTLYQKMRDLAILTMNGIGKFAGGCNIQFSVNPETDDIIVIEINPRVSRSSALASKATGYPIAKISAKMAIGYNLDELINPITGSTSAFFEPTIDYVIVKVPRWNFDKFPGADRSLGLQMKSVGEAMGIGRNFQEALQKACQSLEIRRNGLGADGKELTDVAAIKHSLAHPSWNRMFHIYDAFKIGLSFKTIQNLTKIDAWFLHQIEELVELEKEIQKYDLEDLPANLLLIAKQKGYADRQIAHLLGVKESKVYKRRQELNIKRVYKCVDTCAAEFEAKTPYYYSTFCISADNPDNESIPSNRKKVVVLGSGPNRIGQGIEFDYSCVHGVLAAKEAGYETIMINCNPETVSTDPDISDKLYFEPVFWEHVHAIVQHEKPEGVIVQLGGQTALKIAEKLHQYGIKIIGSSFDTLDLAEDRGRFSALLRDLDIPYPQFDTVRTADAAAEIGKKLGFPLLVRPSYVLGGQSMKIVINEQELEQHVVKILNDIPDNNILLDHYLENAIEAESDAICDGEDAYIIGVMEHIEPAGIHSGDSHATLPPFDLSPDEIRQIEEITLKVAKAMKVKGLINMQFAVKDGVVYVIEANPRASRTVPFICKAYQEPYVNYATKFMLGDKKVKDIDFKPVKKGWAIKIPVFSFNKFPNVNKALGPEMKSTGEGIYFIDSLEDEFFQKIYGERNMYLSR